From the Rhinatrema bivittatum chromosome 7, aRhiBiv1.1, whole genome shotgun sequence genome, one window contains:
- the LOC115096263 gene encoding cholesterol 25-hydroxylase-like protein, protein MSFCLPFILMDFLSAKVPALRKYKLQPQNSPTLGTMMRCVFHTIYNHIVFIFPVTVAHWYWRPVNLPEVAPELLKVLLDTIACLLLFDFQYFIWHVLHHKVPWLYKTFHKLHHKHTSTFVLATQYSSAWETLSLGFFAGACPMLMKCHPMTEMVFFVVNIWLSVEDHSGYEFPWSLHRLVPFGLCGGPPHHDIHHMKFRANYAPYFTHWDRLFGTFME, encoded by the coding sequence ATGTCTTTCTGCCTTCCTTTCATTCTGATGGACTTTCTAAGTGCTAAAGTACCTGCTCTGAGGAAATACAAGCTCCAGCCTCAGAACAGTCCTACCTTGGGAACGATGATGCGGTGTGTGTTTCACACCATCTACAATCACATTGTCTTCATTTTCCCAGTGACTGTTGCCCATTGGTACTGGCGACCTGTAAACTTACCCGAGGTTGCCCCGGAGCTGCTGAAAGTCCTGCTGGATACCATTGCTTGCCTGCTGCTTTTCGACTTCCAGTACTTTATCTGGCATGTGCTGCACCATAAGGTGCCGTGGCTCTACAAGACTTTTCACAAGCTGCATCACAAGCACACATCTACTTTTGTCCTGGCAACACAATACTCCAGTGCCTGGGAGACGCTGTCGCTTGGATTTTTCGCGGGTGCCTGTCCGATGCTGATGAAGTGCCATCCTATGACAGAGATGGTTTTCTTCGTGGTCAATATTTGGCTGTCAGTAGAGGACCATTCGGGGTACGAGTTTCCCTGGTCGCTGCACAGGCTGGTGCCGTTTGGACTCTGCGGAGGACCTCCACACCATGATATCCATCACATGAAATTCCGGGCAAACTATGCTCCTTACTTCACCCACTGGGACAGACTTTTTGGCACATTCATGGAATAG